In Thalassophryne amazonica chromosome 4, fThaAma1.1, whole genome shotgun sequence, a genomic segment contains:
- the LOC117508511 gene encoding uncharacterized membrane protein C3orf80: MRVISAPLLLPVRTTGRPQPEGAPAVPLLHPAGMMPRLAGGGGTFLSACLLSACQALRSCGEVQCGDGQQCCPPIDAGHGNGSSAVRCCKMPIHVFFDNVGWFTRKLSGILILLLLFAMGYFIQRIICPQPRRHPHHERSDEPSSSLFHGHASASQDSLLDRNPEISLAGFTSLSLPAYDEVKYLPTYEESMQELRRDRSDDSLLSGNDERTVGVPGRVPGPQHSPRVPRNSV; encoded by the exons ATGAGAGTGATCAGCGCTCCTCTTCTCCTCCCGGTCCGCACCACAGGTCGTCCTCAGCCAGAGGGGGCACCTGCTGTCCCGCTG CTCCACCCTGCCGGAATGATGCCCCGTCTGGCGGGCGGCGGCGGGACCTTTCTGTCGGCGTGTCTGCTCTCCGCCTGCCAAGCCCTGCGGAGCTGCGGGGAGGTCCAATGCGGGGACGGCCAGCAGTGCTGTCCGCCCATCGACGCCGGTCATGGCAACGGCAGCTCTGCTGTGCGCTGCTGCAAGATGCCGATCCACGTTTTCTTCGACAACGTGGGCTGGTTCACGCGCAAGCTGTCCGGCATCCTCATCCTGCTGCTCCTCTTCGCCATGGGTTACTTCATCCAGAGGATCATCTGCCCGCAGCCGCGGCGGCACCCGCACCACGAGCGCAGCGACGAGCCCTCCTCCTCCCTGTTCCACGGCCACGCGTCGGCCTCGCAGGACTCCCTGCTGGACCGGAACCCCGAGATCAGCCTGGCGGGGTTCACCTCTCTGAGCCTGCCAGCCTACGACGAGGTCAAATACCTGCCCACGTATGAAGAGAGCATGCAGGAACTGCGCAGGGATCGATCCGACGACAGTTTGCTGTCCGGGAACGATGAGCGCACAGTGGGGGTCCCCGGGAGGGTCCCCGGACCCCAACACAGCCCAAGGGTACCTCGGAACTCTGTCTGA